AATACCACAGGGCTTAATAGCACTAACGCAATTAAGTTTGGAATTGCCATCATCGCATTCAACGTGTCGGCTAATAACCAAATAAACTCTAGCGAACTTACTGCACCCAAAGGCACAACCAAGGTCCAGATTAGACGAAATGGCTTAACCGCTTTGTCGCCCAATAAGTATTGAATACATTTTTCACTGTAAAAACTCCACCCTAAAATAGTGGTAAAGGCAAACACAGCCAATGCGATGGCCACAATATAATTACCCATGGGCAAAGCATGTGAAAATGCAAGAGAGGTTAATGCAGCGCCGTTTTCGCCAGATGTCCACGCACCAGAAACTACAATCGCCAAGCCCGTTATTGAACACACAATGAGCGTGTCAATAAACGTCCCTAACATGGCCACTAAACCTTGTTTCACTGGGTTATTAGTTTGCGCCGCCGCATGAGCAATTGGCGCACTCCCTAACCCCGCTTCATTTGAAAAGACACCACGTGCTACACCAAAACGAATCGCAGCCCATACCGCTGCACCCGCAAAACCACCTTGAGCTGCTACTGGGTTAAAGGCACTTTCAATAATCAACATAAAAGCAGCAGGCACTTCGTCTGCATATACAATCAATACCGCTAAACCTGCGGTAATATAAAATACCGTCATCAATGGCACTAACTTACCCGCCACTTCAGCAATACGTTTAATACCGCCCATGAGTACCGCACCCACTAGCACCATTAACACCACACCAGTAACCCAATTAGGTACACCAAAGTTACTGCTCATTGCATCAGCGACTGAGTTAGCTTGTACAGTATTACCAATACCAAAACCGGCAATAGATCCAAACAGAGCAAATGCAGTGCCTAACCAGGCCCATTTACTGCCTAAACCATTTTTGATGTAATACATCGGGCCGCCAACATGGTTTCCATTAGCATCGGTCTCACGATATTTTACCGCCAGTACAGCTTCCGAAAACTTAGTCGCCATACCCACGAGCGCCGTACACCACATCCAAAATAATGCCCCGGGTCCGCCAATAAAAATCGCCGTAGCCACACCAGCGATGTTACCCGTACCAATGGTGGCCGATAATGAAGTCATGAGAGCATTAAACGGACTGACATCACCTTTTTCACTTTCATCAGTAACCTGACGACCCGACCATAATAATTTAAAACCTCGATTCAGCTTTAAAATAGGCATAAATTTTAAGCCTATCGACAGAAACAGCCCGACCCCTAAAATCAAAATCAGCATGGGAACGCCCCATACTATACCGTTAATCATACTGACAAATTGCGTGACTGCTTCCATGTAAAAAACCTCATAATGAGTAATGACTTATGTCGAATATTATAATTATTAGATGTTTGGTTATTTTTATTATGGTTACGGTGGCCCAACTCCACTGCAACGATTGCATTTTTTAGATTACCCCGATTAAGTTAACCATGGCAAGTCACTGCATGAGCTAATGAATCATCTTCAAGATGATTCATTAGCTCATGCACATACAAATTATTTTTCGAGTACCACTTTCAATGACTCTAGACCTTGCTGTAAATCAGTACCTATCATGGTTTCAAAATCGATAAACAAAAACATTAAGTTAGTTGGATAAGCAAAATGGCCACTAAAACCCCAATCAACTTTAGTTTGATTAGCATTAACGGCTGTAGTGCTCATATAGGCAGGCTCGGTCGCTTCAAAGGGTGAAATAAACCGTAATTCAAAATCGATACGTTTACCTTCATCTATGGCAATAATTTCTTGCTCGCCAACACCTACATCTGGGTTTTCACTTGCCCAAGCAGACACAAAGCCTACTGTCGCATCGGTACCGCGGTAGGCTTTCACCATCTCGAGATCCATTTGCGCCCACTTACTAAAATTATCTTGGTTTTTTAGATGTTTAACGTAATCAAAAACCTCGGAGATCGGTTTATCTATGGTGATAGTACGAGTGACTGAATAGTCTTTTTGAACAAATAGGGCGACAACAAAAGGGATCGCAATAATAGTGGCGACAACAACGAGAATTTTTCTAAGCATTATTATTATCCTCAAGTATACATAGCGTTATATGTCCGTCTTTAAGGCTTAATTGCCAAAAAGTAATCTCCTCAGTATACCGACTAACAGCAGGCTAACAATAAAAATTAACATTGGGTTAACAACGACTTCTCATTAAACATCGTGCTGACGTCACACCAGCGGCTATTGCTTGAAATGCGATCGCATGAACAGAGGCCTGTCATAAATAACCAGAAAGGGTCTGCTTTATATCCACTGATCATTTAACGCAGTTCGATCGCTATCTATCTCACCCGTATTGACGACACCTCGAGGTTCGATAATCATGATCTTGCATTCTTTTTTCGCCATGGGTTTATGCTCAACCCCCTTAGGAATAACAAACATTTCCCCTGCCTGAAGCGTAATGTCCTTATCGCGAAAAGCGATCTGCAACGTTCCTTCCATTACAATAAACACTTCGTCAGTATCGGCATGTTCATGCCAAACAAACTCACCCTCGACTTTAACCAATTTAAATTGATAGTCATTCATTTCTGCAATTACACGAGGAGACCAATGCTGGTTGAACAAAGAGAACTTGTCATTAAAATTAATCACTTTCGTTGGCATAGAAACGCCCCTAATGAATGGTAATTATGATTATGATTATGGTTATAGTTATAGTTATGGCTATAGTTATGGTTTGAGTTCTGATTCAGATTTTGGTTCTGGTTCTGGTTCTGGTGAATAAGTTTCAACGGGGTCTATGTTGAATTGTTGCACCAATTTAGTCATACATGACTGACAAACACATTGGCCATTCGGCAAATCAACCAAAGTAGATGCGGCTTTGTACTGCTCAATAATCAATGGCATGTCTAACGTTTGCTTAGCACACCAGCATGCATCAATGGCTAATCCTTGCTCCATCGCACAACCGTTAGCTTGCTGGCAAAGTGGGCACGATTGTGCTGCTGAAGTAAATAATGTCATTGCCCAGCCTATATGGTGATGATGATGACTGAATATACTGACATTTAGCATCATGCTCAATAAGCGCTCTGCGTATTACATTTCTGAAAATGAATTAACAACCAATAAAAATACCCATTAAACGTTAACTTAATGGGTATAACTGACAAAGATTAATGGTTTAGACTAAGCAAATATGATTACTTTATATTATTTTTAAGCGGGAAAACCGGATACGAAGCCGTGCCCAAAACAGGCTTGCCGGCAACGGATTGGCCATAATATCCTTGGTGCTTATGATAGGTGGCTTGAGTCTTACTCACATCACCGTTAAAACGAGGATCTTGTGGCCGATCAAACGAATTAAGGTAAGCCGCTACATCCCAAGCTTGCTGAACCGTTAATTGCACGCTTTTACCTAACGGCATATTTTCATAAATAAAGTCAGCAGCTGTATTTACCCTATGCATGCCTGCGCCCCAATTATAGCTTTGAGCTCCCCATAATGGTGGTAATGCAGTAACACCAGCAATCACTTGTCCTTGGCCATCTTCACTATGACACACTTGGCAATGTGCTTGATAAACTACCTGACCACGTTCAGGAGAATAAGCCAGTTCAGGTTGAGGTGTTTTCGGATAGCCGCGCCCAGGAAGCTGGCTTAACGCTGCAGTATCCAAATGTTTAGCAATAGCTGCTGGCATTGGGAAATCATCCCGTTTACCGCCTTTAACCAACTCCACATCAGACAACTCAGGCACTGGGCCTGCAACCTTGTATTGATCCATTAATCCGCTCATGCCCAACCAGTAAGAATAGGCCGATATTGCCACAAGTTCAGGAGAGTTTGCCGCCGGAGCTTTACCGTTCATCGAATAGGTAAAACAACCTTGTATGCGCTCTTGAAAAGAGTTTACTTTATCGTTTTTCTTACGATAAGCAGGGTAAGCAAAGTATGCAGCCCATAAAGGCGACGAATTAGCTTGTCGTCCTGAATTCATATGGCAGTTAACACAATTGAGCTCATTGCCAACGTACTTGTCTCGTAGCTGTTGGGTGTTAACAAACAATTGATAACCTAACCGAACCTTGTCACCAAAATCCCCCTCGGGAATAGCAGTTAATGGTGCGGGTTGAAGATAAACAGCATCAACTTTTTTCTCCAGCGCAGGTAATGCAGCTTGGCGATCGGGTAGTGTCGTCGAAGACTCTGACGATTTTACCGCAGTAGGCTTAGCCGGAACTTCGGTCAATAATTCATCGGCCTGTAAAGGCAAGCTAAACAGAGCGCCAATGGTCAATAGCGATAATAATTTCATAGCCATGTCCTTATTTTATATTGGCAAAAAACTGAGATAACCCATCGATTTCGGCAGCCGTTAATTTCAGCGCAATATTGCCCATCATGTTATCAGCATCGCCTGTACGAGAGCCCTCTTGCCAGGCTAATAATTGGGTTTTAAGGTAACTGGCTTGCTGCCCCGCTAAACGAGGAAACTGCCCGCCACCCACGGCAGATGGACCATGGCAACTAACACATGCTGGAATGGTACGTGACCAGTCACCTTGAAAGGCTAATTTTTCGAACGGATCGCTAATACCAACCTTGTCACCGCGAAATTGGAGCGGAATGTCAGCAACAGGTTGCTGACTAAAATATTGCGCTACCACAGCAATATTGTCACCTTGCACCGTTGCAGCCATTGCTAACATGGTTGGATTTTGACGTTTACCTGCATGAAATAACGCAAGTTGATTGCTGATGTAATCGGCAGATAAGCCTGCTAAACGAGGGCCAATAATGTCGATACCTTGACCTTGTGCACCGTGGCAAGAAGTACATAGCTGAGCCGCAGCAGGAACCGGCAGTTGTGGGGAAGTTGTTTCTGCAGCTTCTGCGGTCATAACAGTTAGCATCGTTATGCCAGCCAATGCAGCGAGCTTGTAAAAGGATGTTTTCATCATCACACCTCTTTAGTCATTCGTTATTGGTTATTGGTTATTGGTTATTGTCTTACCACCATAGGCTAAATATATTCAAAAAAGAATACGGCAAACGTCGAATATTTAAACAAAAACCCCGTTAATGGAACCATTAACGGGGTTTAAATTGAGTGAATTTTACACTGTACTACTTTGGACGCACGCCTAATGTATGGCAAATGGCATACGTTAATTCTGCACGATTAAGGGTATAAAAATGGAAATCTTTAACACCTTCACGGGACAATACTTTCACCATATCAATAGCAACGTTGGCACCCACTAACTGACGTGTTGCAGGGTCGTCATCTAAACCTTCAAATTGACGATGTAACCAATGTGGAATAGCGACATTGGTCATGCCAGCAAAACGCTTAGTCTGTTTAAAGTTAGTCACAGGTAATATCCCTGGAATAATCTCAACATCTATACCAGCTGTAACGCAACGGTCGCGAAAACGTAAGTAAGATTCAACATCAAAGAAAAATTGAGTAATGGCGCGGTTAGCACCCGCATCAATCTTTTTCTTTAAGTTAATTAAATCAGCCTGCGCATTACGCGCATCAGGATGCACTTCAGGATACGCCGCTACCGAAATATCAAAGTCGGCCACTGAGCGCAGTAAACGCACTAAGTCATTGGCAAAGCGAGTTGGTTTTGGGCTACCGTCAGGTAAATCACCGCGCAATGCCACAATGTCTCTAATACCAGAATTCCAATAATGCTTTGCCAGCTCAACCAATTCTTCATCACTAGCATCAACCAAGGTTAAATGCGGCGCAGCGAGTAAATTGGTTTCTTTCTGGATACGTTCAATCACGCTATGAGTACGGTCACGTACACCAGAATTGGCACCGTATGTTACTGATACAAATTTAGGGTTCAATGGTTCTAAACGACGAATAGAATTCCACAAAATCTCTTCCATTGCTGGCGTTGATGGCGGAAAAAACTCAAAAGACACATTAATATCATTCAGCTCAGACAAGCTCTGATTTAACGACTGGGCATGTTGTGCATGATGAAAAGCCATAATGTATTCCTTTAACTTCTGTAACACTTAGGAGTCTATACCAATCAGCTAAAATGATTAACTTAACCTAAACCATTTAGCCGTTTGGACGTCTATATGTCCATATACTAGTTTAACTGCATACTAAGTCAAGCTAAAAAACCATCAATAAGCAATTTGTAATAATCACATTAACGCTAGGCCTAAATCATAGACAATATAAAACGGCTGAAAACAGCCGTTTGTTCATCTATCTGCAGGCTTTTTGTTCATCAGCCTGCAGACAGTGTCATTTGATAATGTTCAAATTATTTTTTAAAAAGTGCGCTAACACTTAGGTACTAACAAAGTTAATAGCATTAGTGACTATATCTGGCGTTAATGTGCGGTAGACATGATGACTCTCTCACAATTATCGAGTTGCATAACGTTTGGTTTTATTAGCAGTTGCTTTTATTTGCGAACTGGATCGACTTTTGTAAAACCTAACTGCCTAAATTTAGTTTATTGTGCTAAATTTAGAACTCACCGTTCTAATTTTAATCTTTTGTGAGGCAACCATGGCGCATCGTTGGCAAATTGCAATTTCTGCTGGTTTATTAGCAGCTGTTTGGGCTGGTCTTGCTGATGTATTTCATCTCGTGACATGGGTCGGCTTTCTGGGCTGCAGTACCTTTTTCGCTCAAACAGAAACAGGTGCTAAAGGCATGATGATGGCGATGATGACCAATCTTTCCGGTGTATTCTGGGGCTGGTTAATTATTGCAGGCAGCGGTGTTCTAGGTTCGCCAATGATCAGCTATGCATTAACAGGCATTGTCACCGCATTTATGTGCTTACAAGCCAGTAATAAAAACTTCGCCTTTATTCCCGGCACCTTTATCGGTTGTTGCATCACTTTTGCCTTAAATGCTGATCTAGCCGCTATCATTCCACCACTTATTATTGGCGCCGTACTCGGTTACAGCATGAGCCTACTCACAGGCCTATTAATAACGTTAACCGATAAAACAGCTGAATCATTAAAAGATGACGCAGTAGAAGAAGCCTAAGCACAGGCGACTTAGATTGTGTCGCCTTAAGAGTATTCGTTACCTGAGAATAAATAAAGATAACTAAAGACTGGGCCAATCTTTAAATACTCGCAAAAATAGTATCCATAAACATCACTTCAAATTGGTCGAACTCTCGATCGGATATTCATATAATAAAAAGTCTAAGCTCTTCTATTATCGAGCTTTTTCAGCACTTAGAATAAGGACGCAGCTTTATGCTACCTATTCATTTTTGTTATCTATTGTTCGTTTATGTCGAGGAGATGATTAAGCTTACATGGAACAATCTCATTAGATTACTGATACCAAATGGTAATATTTAATGTCGCTGGCATAAATGACCCACCGCTTTGAGTTTGTTTAATTTCGGTGATTTCTATAGATGTTTGTGTGGATAACCATAAATTAATTTCGTCTTGTAAACCACAATCAGCTTGTTCTATCGGTTTCATCCAAAAGCTTAGTTTAGGTTTTAACACTTTAGTAAATACTTTGATTTTCATAATTATTTTGAACTCCATTTCAAGATGTGAACACTTGTCATCTAACATTTTAGTATTTATGCGTTGAGCGGTTTGCGGCAAATAAAGAAAAGAGCTGAATTTCAGCTCACAAACATTCCCGAGAGGACATAAAAAAGACCATCAATAATGGTCTTTTTTAACAAAACTACTCTTGCAACAGGTCTTTGCAAATATGCACCAAATCCGACTGCACAGCCGCAGCAGTCACCTCACGCCCAGCCCCTGGACCGCGAATAATCAATGGATTACCTTGATAAAACGCACTGCGAATAACAAACACATTATCCCCTGGGGTTAAATTCGCATAAGGATGATTATTATCAACCCACTGCAAACCCACTTCAGCCTGTAACTTACCTTCGACTTTATCCAGCGAAGCCACATAACGTAGCACCTTGTTCTGTTCAGCCGCAGCGACATACTGCTGCAACAAATCATCGTCTAACTCACTGATGCGTGTTAAAAAATCTTCTAGTGACAACTCTGCTAAAGCTTGAGGTACTAATGAGTTAAGACTAATATCGTCTAGCTCTACCGCTAAACCAATCTCGCGAGCCAAGATTAACAACTTACGTTGCATATCGCGGCCAGATAAGTCATCGCGTGGATCAGGTTCAGTAATGCCTAAACTGCGAGCATGCAGTACTAATTCTGAGAACGGCTTACTGCCATCATAATTTTCGAACAGCCAACATAACGTGCCCGAGAAAATACCACCCACAGCTTCAATAGTGTCACCACTATTACGTAAGTCATTTAACGCATGTTGAATAGGTAAACCTGCGCCACAGCTGGCGTTATAACGCCAAAATAAGCGGCGATTACTCAGCTGCTGCTTTAATTCACGATAAAATGGCAATGGCCCTGAGCCGGCTAATTTATTGGCACTTACCACATGAATACCACGGGCAAATAGCTCGGGATATTGTAAGGTTAAAGCAGCACTCGCACTGATATCTAAGGCGACAATTTCATCGCATGATAACTGCGCTAATTGATCAAAAAGCTGATCATAATCCCATTCAATACCTTGCTGTTGATAATCTTGCTGCCATTGTTCAAGGTTAATTCCGTCGTTAGAAATTAATGCTTTTTTCGAACCGACTAAACCAACAAGCTCAACAGAGGCTTCAAGTTCGTGATCTAATGCTGGACTGGCGCGTTTAAACAAATCAATCCACGCCTCACCAATGTTACCCACTCCCAGCAATAACACTCCAATACGCATTCTTGGTCCAGCACAACGACGATGTACTTTTTGGGTCAATAAACTCACTTGAGCTTGCGGGACTAAAGTGACCAAACTTAATGCATCTTGATAAATCGGTTTGGCATCACGGCTGAGTAGTCGGGCAAAACTGCGTCTAAAGTGATGAGCATCGGCACTGACTAATGCCACTAGGCCTAAGTCAGTTTGGGCACTCAACTCTTCAATCAAAAATTCGCTGCTGTATTGAGTGAGCAAAGCTTGCACTTGTTTTTGGCTTTCAAGCGTTAACGCCAACTCAAACTTATGTTGTGCTAGCGACCAATAAGCTAACGGCGTGATACCAGCTTTATCCAAAATGGCCAGTAACGGTTCAATATCTGCGTT
The nucleotide sequence above comes from Shewanella sp. Arc9-LZ. Encoded proteins:
- a CDS encoding sodium:alanine symporter family protein, with translation MEAVTQFVSMINGIVWGVPMLILILGVGLFLSIGLKFMPILKLNRGFKLLWSGRQVTDESEKGDVSPFNALMTSLSATIGTGNIAGVATAIFIGGPGALFWMWCTALVGMATKFSEAVLAVKYRETDANGNHVGGPMYYIKNGLGSKWAWLGTAFALFGSIAGFGIGNTVQANSVADAMSSNFGVPNWVTGVVLMVLVGAVLMGGIKRIAEVAGKLVPLMTVFYITAGLAVLIVYADEVPAAFMLIIESAFNPVAAQGGFAGAAVWAAIRFGVARGVFSNEAGLGSAPIAHAAAQTNNPVKQGLVAMLGTFIDTLIVCSITGLAIVVSGAWTSGENGAALTSLAFSHALPMGNYIVAIALAVFAFTTILGWSFYSEKCIQYLLGDKAVKPFRLIWTLVVPLGAVSSLEFIWLLADTLNAMMAIPNLIALVLLSPVVFGLTREYFIKQRALKAKA
- a CDS encoding SRPBCC family protein; amino-acid sequence: MLRKILVVVATIIAIPFVVALFVQKDYSVTRTITIDKPISEVFDYVKHLKNQDNFSKWAQMDLEMVKAYRGTDATVGFVSAWASENPDVGVGEQEIIAIDEGKRIDFELRFISPFEATEPAYMSTTAVNANQTKVDWGFSGHFAYPTNLMFLFIDFETMIGTDLQQGLESLKVVLEK
- a CDS encoding cupin domain-containing protein — translated: MPTKVINFNDKFSLFNQHWSPRVIAEMNDYQFKLVKVEGEFVWHEHADTDEVFIVMEGTLQIAFRDKDITLQAGEMFVIPKGVEHKPMAKKECKIMIIEPRGVVNTGEIDSDRTALNDQWI
- a CDS encoding cysteine-rich CWC family protein, whose amino-acid sequence is MTLFTSAAQSCPLCQQANGCAMEQGLAIDACWCAKQTLDMPLIIEQYKAASTLVDLPNGQCVCQSCMTKLVQQFNIDPVETYSPEPEPEPKSESELKP
- a CDS encoding c-type cytochrome, with protein sequence MKLLSLLTIGALFSLPLQADELLTEVPAKPTAVKSSESSTTLPDRQAALPALEKKVDAVYLQPAPLTAIPEGDFGDKVRLGYQLFVNTQQLRDKYVGNELNCVNCHMNSGRQANSSPLWAAYFAYPAYRKKNDKVNSFQERIQGCFTYSMNGKAPAANSPELVAISAYSYWLGMSGLMDQYKVAGPVPELSDVELVKGGKRDDFPMPAAIAKHLDTAALSQLPGRGYPKTPQPELAYSPERGQVVYQAHCQVCHSEDGQGQVIAGVTALPPLWGAQSYNWGAGMHRVNTAADFIYENMPLGKSVQLTVQQAWDVAAYLNSFDRPQDPRFNGDVSKTQATYHKHQGYYGQSVAGKPVLGTASYPVFPLKNNIK
- a CDS encoding c-type cytochrome translates to MLTVMTAEAAETTSPQLPVPAAAQLCTSCHGAQGQGIDIIGPRLAGLSADYISNQLALFHAGKRQNPTMLAMAATVQGDNIAVVAQYFSQQPVADIPLQFRGDKVGISDPFEKLAFQGDWSRTIPACVSCHGPSAVGGGQFPRLAGQQASYLKTQLLAWQEGSRTGDADNMMGNIALKLTAAEIDGLSQFFANIK
- the metF gene encoding methylenetetrahydrofolate reductase; this encodes MAFHHAQHAQSLNQSLSELNDINVSFEFFPPSTPAMEEILWNSIRRLEPLNPKFVSVTYGANSGVRDRTHSVIERIQKETNLLAAPHLTLVDASDEELVELAKHYWNSGIRDIVALRGDLPDGSPKPTRFANDLVRLLRSVADFDISVAAYPEVHPDARNAQADLINLKKKIDAGANRAITQFFFDVESYLRFRDRCVTAGIDVEIIPGILPVTNFKQTKRFAGMTNVAIPHWLHRQFEGLDDDPATRQLVGANVAIDMVKVLSREGVKDFHFYTLNRAELTYAICHTLGVRPK
- a CDS encoding DUF1097 domain-containing protein; amino-acid sequence: MAHRWQIAISAGLLAAVWAGLADVFHLVTWVGFLGCSTFFAQTETGAKGMMMAMMTNLSGVFWGWLIIAGSGVLGSPMISYALTGIVTAFMCLQASNKNFAFIPGTFIGCCITFALNADLAAIIPPLIIGAVLGYSMSLLTGLLITLTDKTAESLKDDAVEEA
- a CDS encoding bifunctional aspartate kinase/homoserine dehydrogenase II produces the protein MTRSHLHKFGGSSLADADCYRRVAHILLTHGQSDDLVVVSAAGKTTNFLYKLLSLRDSGQLWQEELQILISYQQTLIEQLLSNEQARDLRERLSTDKSQLVSLLSLEQRNDYQLNQVVSFGERWSARLMAALLREMGVAATHVDACSILVADEGAVPNILVAESRDKVQALLALHPQERLVITGFICANRHGDTLLLGRNGSDFSATLIASLADIERVTIWTDVEGVFNADPNKINDAKLLKSMSLAEADRLARLGSPVLHSRTLQPLFNTDVSLAVRSSYASHTDFTLIAPLSSSASAPVVTNLNEVVLFSFKMNADIEPLLAILDKAGITPLAYWSLAQHKFELALTLESQKQVQALLTQYSSEFLIEELSAQTDLGLVALVSADAHHFRRSFARLLSRDAKPIYQDALSLVTLVPQAQVSLLTQKVHRRCAGPRMRIGVLLLGVGNIGEAWIDLFKRASPALDHELEASVELVGLVGSKKALISNDGINLEQWQQDYQQQGIEWDYDQLFDQLAQLSCDEIVALDISASAALTLQYPELFARGIHVVSANKLAGSGPLPFYRELKQQLSNRRLFWRYNASCGAGLPIQHALNDLRNSGDTIEAVGGIFSGTLCWLFENYDGSKPFSELVLHARSLGITEPDPRDDLSGRDMQRKLLILAREIGLAVELDDISLNSLVPQALAELSLEDFLTRISELDDDLLQQYVAAAEQNKVLRYVASLDKVEGKLQAEVGLQWVDNNHPYANLTPGDNVFVIRSAFYQGNPLIIRGPGAGREVTAAAVQSDLVHICKDLLQE